GGGCCGGCGTCAGCACGCGAAAAACGCGTCGAGCTCAGGACGCGAGCACCTCGTCGAGCAGGGCTTCGGCCTTGTCCTCGTTGGTGTTCTCCGCGAGAGCGAGCTCGCTCACCAGGATCTGGCGGGCCTTGGCGAGCATGCGCTTCTCACCGGCGGAGAGTCCGCGCTCGCGCTCACGACGCCACAGGTCACGCACGACTTCCGCGACCTTGATGACATCGCCGGAGGCGAGCTTCTCCAGATTTGCCTTGTAACGACGCGACCAGTTCGTGGGCTCCTCGGCGTACGGCGCGCGCAGCACCTCGAAGACCCGGTCCAGCCCGTCCTGACCGACCACATCACGTACGCCGACGAACTCCGCATTGTCCGCTGGCACACGTACCGTCAGGTCACCCTGGGCGACCTTCAGCACCAAGTAGGTCTTGTCCACGCCTTTGATCTGGCGAGTTTCGATGGCCTCGATCAGCGCGGCCCCGTGATGGGGATAGACCACGGTGTCGCCAACCTTGAACGTCATGTGACAGGTACCCCTTCCGTGGCTATCCAGGGTAACACGGAAACTGCGGGTTCTGAATGGCGTTTTCGCAGGTCAGGGCATATCTCGGGGCTTGACAACAGCGACAGGAACGTGCTGCGGAGGGGCGACGGAAGCAGGTATTCGCAGGTCGGAGGTGCTCTCCGAGGGGGGAGAAACGCGCACGTTACACACATCCGAAGCCCCGCCCGAACGGCTGAACGTCCACATATGTCCGCTTCCAGGAGTGCGACTTCCGCTACTCCGTTCGGTTCACGTGGCCGGATACGAGCCGTTTCCGGAATTGATCATCGACGCCTTGACCCGGGCCGTGATCAATTCCGGGGATGACCTCGCATTCCTTCACCGAAAATCCGCG
The sequence above is a segment of the Streptomyces asoensis genome. Coding sequences within it:
- a CDS encoding CarD family transcriptional regulator, translated to MTFKVGDTVVYPHHGAALIEAIETRQIKGVDKTYLVLKVAQGDLTVRVPADNAEFVGVRDVVGQDGLDRVFEVLRAPYAEEPTNWSRRYKANLEKLASGDVIKVAEVVRDLWRRERERGLSAGEKRMLAKARQILVSELALAENTNEDKAEALLDEVLAS